In the Pseudomonas sp. DTU_2021_1001937_2_SI_NGA_ILE_001 genome, one interval contains:
- the gltX gene encoding glutamate--tRNA ligase yields the protein MTTVRTRIAPSPTGDPHVGTAYIALFNYCFAKQHGGEFILRIEDTDQLRSTRESEQQIFDALRWLGIEWNEGPDVGGPHGPYRQSERGDIYRQYAQQLVDMGHAFPCFCTAEELEQMRAEQQARGETPRYDGRALLLPPEEVQRRLAAGEPHVIRMKVPSEGVCVVPDLLRGDVEIPWDRMDMQVLMKADGLPTYFLANVVDDHLMGITHVLRGEEWLPSAPKLILLYEYFGWEKPQLCYMPLLRNPDKSKLSKRKNPTSVTFYERMGFMPEAMLNYLGRMGWSMPDEREKFTLQEMVDNFDLSRISLGGPIFDIEKLSWLNGQWLRELPVEEFAARVRQWALNPEYLMKIAPHVQGRVETFSQIAPLAGFFFAGGVTPDTALFEHKKLSPEQVRQLLQLILWKLESLRQWEKDRITGCIQAVVDHLQLKLRDAMPLMFAAITGQASSVSVLDAMEILGPDLTRFRLRQAIDLLGGVSKKENKEWEKLLAAIG from the coding sequence ATGACCACCGTTCGTACCCGTATCGCACCGTCGCCGACCGGCGATCCTCATGTCGGCACCGCCTACATTGCGCTGTTCAACTACTGCTTCGCCAAACAGCATGGCGGCGAGTTCATCCTGCGCATCGAGGACACCGACCAGCTGCGTTCGACCCGTGAGTCCGAGCAGCAGATCTTCGACGCGCTGCGCTGGCTGGGCATCGAGTGGAACGAAGGCCCGGATGTCGGCGGCCCGCATGGTCCGTACCGGCAGAGCGAGCGTGGCGATATCTATCGCCAATATGCCCAGCAACTGGTCGACATGGGGCATGCGTTTCCGTGCTTCTGCACGGCCGAAGAGCTGGAGCAGATGCGCGCAGAGCAGCAGGCCCGTGGCGAAACCCCGCGCTACGATGGTCGAGCACTGCTGCTGCCGCCCGAGGAGGTGCAGCGCCGCCTGGCTGCTGGCGAGCCTCACGTGATCCGCATGAAGGTGCCCAGCGAAGGTGTCTGCGTGGTGCCTGACCTGCTGCGCGGCGACGTGGAGATCCCATGGGACCGCATGGACATGCAGGTGCTGATGAAGGCTGATGGCCTGCCCACCTACTTCCTGGCCAACGTGGTGGACGACCACCTGATGGGCATCACCCATGTCCTGCGTGGCGAAGAGTGGCTGCCATCGGCACCGAAGCTGATTCTGCTCTACGAATACTTCGGTTGGGAGAAGCCTCAGTTGTGCTACATGCCGCTGCTGCGTAACCCGGACAAGAGCAAACTGTCCAAGCGCAAGAACCCGACCTCGGTAACTTTCTACGAGCGCATGGGTTTCATGCCTGAGGCGATGCTCAACTACCTGGGCCGCATGGGCTGGTCGATGCCCGACGAGCGCGAGAAGTTCACCCTGCAGGAAATGGTCGACAACTTCGACCTGTCGCGTATCTCCCTGGGGGGGCCGATCTTCGATATCGAGAAGCTGTCGTGGCTCAATGGCCAGTGGCTGCGCGAGCTGCCGGTCGAAGAGTTCGCCGCGCGGGTCCGGCAATGGGCACTGAACCCCGAATACCTGATGAAGATCGCGCCGCACGTGCAGGGTAGGGTAGAGACCTTCAGTCAGATTGCACCCTTGGCCGGATTCTTCTTCGCCGGCGGCGTGACGCCAGACACGGCGCTGTTCGAACACAAGAAGCTGTCGCCTGAGCAGGTGCGCCAGTTGCTGCAGCTGATCCTCTGGAAACTCGAGTCGCTGCGCCAGTGGGAAAAGGACAGGATCACCGGGTGCATCCAGGCGGTCGTCGATCATCTGCAGCTCAAGCTGCGTGATGCCATGCCGCTGATGTTCGCTGCGATCACCGGCCAGGCCAGCTCGGTGTCGGTGCTCGACGCCATGGAGATCCTGGGTCCGGACCTGACGCGCTTCCGTCTGCGCCAGGCCATTGATCTGCTGGGTGGGGTGTCGAAGAAAGAAAACAAGGAATGGGAAAAGCTGCTGGCAGCCATCGGCTGA
- a CDS encoding amino acid aminotransferase, with amino-acid sequence MSLFSAVEMAPRDPILGLNEAFNADTRTDKINLGVGVYCDEDGRIPLLRAVAKAEEIRVAQHAPRGYLPIDGIAAYDQAVQKLLLGVDSPLIASGRVLTTQSVGGTGALKIGADFLKQLLPGATVAISDPSWENHRALFETAGFPVQTYRYYDAASHDVNRAGMLEDLQNLPERSIIVLHACCHNPTGVDLSLDDWKKVLEVVKTKNHVPFLDMAYQGFGQGIAEDAAAVRLFADSGLTFFASSSFSKSLSLYGERVGALSIITDSKEETGRVLSQVKRVIRTNYSNPPTHGAIISAAVLNDPALRSMWEEELGEMRVRIHGMRKAMVERLAGNPAGQDFSFVARQQGMFSYSGLTAAQSQRLRNEFGIYALDTGRICVAALNQKNIDQVCQAIIQVL; translated from the coding sequence ATGAGCCTGTTCTCCGCTGTCGAAATGGCACCACGCGATCCTATCCTGGGCCTCAACGAAGCATTCAACGCCGACACCCGCACCGACAAGATCAACCTGGGCGTGGGCGTCTACTGTGATGAAGACGGGCGCATTCCGTTGCTGCGCGCGGTGGCCAAGGCCGAAGAAATCCGTGTGGCCCAGCACGCCCCACGTGGCTACCTGCCGATCGACGGTATCGCCGCCTACGACCAGGCCGTCCAGAAGCTGCTGCTGGGCGTCGACTCGCCACTGATCGCCTCGGGCCGCGTGCTCACCACCCAGTCGGTGGGCGGCACCGGCGCGCTGAAGATCGGCGCCGACTTCCTCAAGCAACTGCTGCCCGGCGCCACCGTGGCCATCAGCGACCCAAGCTGGGAAAACCACCGTGCGCTGTTCGAGACCGCCGGTTTTCCGGTGCAGACCTATCGCTACTACGACGCCGCCAGCCATGACGTGAATCGTGCCGGCATGCTCGAAGACCTGCAGAACCTGCCCGAGCGTTCGATCATCGTCCTGCACGCTTGCTGCCACAACCCGACCGGCGTCGACCTGAGCCTGGACGACTGGAAAAAGGTCCTGGAAGTGGTCAAGACCAAGAACCATGTACCGTTCCTCGACATGGCCTACCAGGGCTTCGGCCAGGGCATCGCCGAAGACGCCGCCGCCGTGCGCCTGTTCGCCGACTCCGGCCTGACCTTCTTCGCCTCCAGCTCGTTCTCCAAGTCGCTGTCGCTGTACGGCGAGCGTGTCGGCGCCCTGTCGATCATCACCGACTCCAAGGAAGAAACCGGCCGCGTGCTGTCGCAGGTCAAGCGCGTGATCCGCACCAACTACTCCAACCCGCCGACCCACGGGGCGATCATCTCGGCCGCCGTGCTCAATGACCCGGCACTGCGCAGCATGTGGGAAGAAGAGCTGGGCGAAATGCGCGTGCGCATCCACGGCATGCGCAAGGCCATGGTCGAGCGCCTGGCGGGCAACCCGGCCGGCCAGGACTTCAGCTTCGTCGCGCGCCAGCAGGGCATGTTCTCCTACTCCGGACTGACCGCCGCCCAGTCCCAGCGCCTGCGCAACGAATTCGGCATCTACGCCCTGGATACCGGACGCATCTGCGTGGCGGCACTGAATCAGAAGAACATCGATCAGGTGTGCCAGGCCATCATCCAGGTACTGTAA
- the uvrB gene encoding excinuclease ABC subunit UvrB, which produces MSEFQLVTRFAPAGDQPEAIRLMVEGIEAGLSHQTLLGVTGSGKTFSIANVIAQVQRPTLVLAPNKTLAAQLYGEFKAFFPNNAVEYFVSYYDYYQPEAYVPSSDTFIEKDASINDHIEQMRLSATKALLERKDAIIVTTVSCIYGLGSPETYLRMVLHIDRGDKLDQRALLRRLADLQYTRNDMDFARATFRVRGDVIDIYPAESDLEAIRVELFDDEVESLSAFDPLTGEVISKLPRFTFYPKSHYVTPRETLLEAIEGIKVELQERLEYLRGAGKLLEAQRLEQRTRFDLEMMLELGYCNGIENYSRYLSGRPAGAPPPTLYDYLPPDALLVIDESHVSVPQVGAMYKGDRSRKETLVEYGFRLPSALDNRPMRFDEWEAVTPQTIFVSATPGPYEAEHAGRVVEQVVRPTGLVDPQVEVRPALTQVDDLLSEIHKCVAAEERVLVTTLTKRMAEDLTDYLGDHGVKVRYLHSDIDTVERVEIIRDLRLGTFDVLVGINLLREGLDMPEVSLVAILDADKEGFLRSERSLIQTIGRAARNLNGRAILYADQMTGSMERAIGETERRREKQVAFNEAHGIVPKGVSRDVADILEGATVPGARSKKRKGAAKAAEEQARAEGELRSPSEITKRIRQLEEKMYDLARDLEFEAAAQLRDEITKLRDRLLQV; this is translated from the coding sequence ATGTCCGAGTTCCAGCTCGTCACCCGTTTTGCTCCCGCCGGCGACCAGCCAGAAGCCATCCGCCTGATGGTCGAAGGCATCGAGGCCGGGTTGTCGCACCAGACCCTGCTGGGGGTCACTGGCTCCGGCAAGACCTTCAGCATCGCCAATGTCATTGCCCAGGTGCAGCGCCCGACCCTGGTACTGGCACCGAACAAGACCCTCGCCGCGCAGTTGTATGGCGAGTTCAAGGCGTTCTTCCCGAATAACGCGGTGGAGTATTTCGTTTCCTATTACGACTACTACCAGCCCGAAGCCTATGTGCCGTCGTCGGACACCTTCATCGAAAAGGACGCGTCGATCAACGACCATATCGAGCAGATGCGGCTTTCCGCCACCAAGGCACTGCTGGAGCGCAAGGACGCGATCATCGTCACCACGGTGTCGTGCATCTATGGCCTGGGTAGCCCGGAAACCTACTTGCGCATGGTCCTGCACATCGACCGTGGCGACAAACTCGACCAGCGCGCACTGCTGCGGCGCTTGGCCGACCTGCAGTACACCCGCAACGACATGGATTTCGCCCGCGCCACCTTCCGTGTACGGGGCGATGTCATCGACATCTACCCGGCGGAATCGGACCTGGAAGCGATCCGCGTCGAGCTGTTCGACGACGAGGTCGAGAGCCTCTCGGCCTTCGACCCGCTCACGGGCGAAGTCATCAGCAAGCTGCCGCGTTTCACCTTCTACCCCAAGAGCCACTATGTGACGCCCCGGGAAACCCTGCTGGAGGCCATCGAGGGCATCAAGGTCGAGCTGCAGGAGCGCCTGGAGTATCTGCGCGGGGCTGGCAAGCTGCTGGAGGCCCAGCGTCTGGAGCAGCGCACGCGCTTCGACCTGGAGATGATGCTGGAGCTGGGCTACTGCAACGGTATCGAGAACTACTCGCGCTATCTGTCTGGCCGGCCTGCGGGTGCGCCACCGCCGACCCTCTACGACTACCTGCCGCCGGATGCACTGCTGGTGATCGACGAATCCCACGTCAGCGTTCCGCAAGTGGGGGCAATGTACAAGGGGGACCGCTCGCGCAAGGAAACGCTGGTGGAGTACGGCTTCCGCCTGCCGTCGGCGCTGGATAACCGGCCCATGCGTTTCGACGAGTGGGAGGCGGTGACACCGCAGACCATTTTCGTTTCCGCGACCCCTGGCCCCTACGAGGCCGAGCATGCGGGGCGGGTGGTGGAACAGGTGGTGCGCCCTACCGGGCTGGTCGACCCCCAGGTGGAGGTGCGCCCGGCGCTGACCCAGGTCGACGACCTGTTGTCGGAGATCCACAAATGCGTGGCGGCCGAAGAGCGGGTGCTGGTCACCACGCTGACCAAGCGCATGGCCGAGGACCTCACCGATTACCTGGGCGACCACGGGGTGAAGGTGCGTTACCTGCACTCGGATATCGACACCGTGGAGCGGGTGGAGATCATCCGCGACCTGCGCCTGGGCACTTTCGATGTGCTGGTGGGCATCAACCTGCTGCGTGAAGGCCTGGACATGCCGGAGGTGTCGCTGGTGGCCATCCTCGATGCGGATAAGGAAGGCTTCCTGCGCTCCGAGCGTTCGCTGATCCAGACCATCGGCCGGGCGGCGCGTAACCTCAATGGCCGGGCGATTCTGTATGCCGACCAGATGACCGGCTCCATGGAGCGGGCCATCGGCGAGACCGAGCGGCGGCGGGAAAAGCAGGTGGCCTTCAACGAGGCCCACGGCATCGTGCCCAAGGGCGTGTCCCGCGATGTGGCCGACATCCTCGAAGGCGCCACCGTTCCGGGGGCGCGCAGCAAGAAACGCAAGGGCGCGGCCAAGGCTGCCGAGGAGCAGGCGAGGGCTGAGGGCGAGCTGCGTTCACCAAGCGAGATCACCAAGCGCATCCGCCAGCTCGAAGAGAAGATGTACGACTTGGCTCGCGATCTGGAATTCGAGGCCGCTGCGCAGTTGCGCGACGAGATCACCAAGCTGCGTGATCGCCTGCTGCAGGTCTAG